Proteins encoded together in one Gadus chalcogrammus isolate NIFS_2021 chromosome 18, NIFS_Gcha_1.0, whole genome shotgun sequence window:
- the acbd4 gene encoding acyl-CoA-binding domain-containing protein 4, translating into MSVDYHLPRRPDSTLPLSAMPVPTVAEPALDHQRRFEAAVDVIKKLPKNGLYQPSYRVMLRFYGLYKQAVCGPCNQPRPGFWDPVGRYKWDAWSRMGGMSSEGAMATYVDEMKKVAKEVLETLPVNEKTASLIHHFEPLYLVVDDMPLPPQELLDLRQGVNGSRPVKYPEDMKMSEDEDEGHEEAEDLAAPSLETGPGVPESPESPELSANPLNDSGLSEGLAPTSDSESEIFCDSMDSEEQLLNTKIKTNGFHNGHSDPSSHQPWSHETVAGATQVGSGQGGEGAGEDKGPRRRRSHSGRGGPEQGWRERGAPPGSPRPPGRGAPNMGGGGGGAGRGGPEGGAERLHDAQLQQQIVVALRRLREDMRSVMERLEAVEHLAAEHAQNEDWTLCSQCANASNSPEGEKWWPFDVSGHTLLLLLMWPLVAQGLVMLLRRAQKRGCVSS; encoded by the exons ATGAG TGTTGACTACCACCTTCCGAGGAGACCGGACAGCACCCTCCCACTATCGGCCATGCCCGTACCCACTGTGGCCGAACCCGCACTGGACCACCAGAGACGCTTTGAAGCTGCAGTGGATGTCATCAAAAAGTTACCTAAGAATG GGCTCTACCAGCCGTCCTACAGGGTGATGCTGCGCTTCTACGGCCTCTACAAGCAGGCCGTCTGCGGGCCGTGCAACCAACCCCGGCCCGGGTTCTGGGATCCGGTGGGCCGCTACAAATG GGATGCATGGAGCCGTATGGGGGGGATGAGCAGTGAAGGCGCCATGGCGACTTACGTGGATGAAATGAAGAAAGTAGCAAAGGAG GTCCTGGAAACGCTGCCGGTGAACGAGAAGACAGCGTCCCTCATCCATCACTTTGAGCCCCTCTACCTGGTGGTGGACGACATGCCCCTCCCCCCGCAGGAACTTCTAGACCTCCGCCAAG GTGTGAATGGCAGCAGGCCGGTGAAATACCCAGAAGACATGAAGATGAgtgaagatgaagatgagggACATGAGGAGGCTGAAGATCTGGCTGCTCCCTCTCTAGAGACAGGCCCCGGGGTCCCAGAGTCACCAGAGTCACCAGAACTGTCAGCCAACCCACTGAATg ACTCCGGGCTGTCTGAGGGACTGGCGCCCACCAGCGACTCAGAGAGCGAGATCTTCTGCGACTCGATGGATTCAGAGGAGCAACTTCTCAACACAAAG ATCAAGACCAACGGGTTCCACAACGGCCACTCGGACCCTTCGTCACACCAGCCCTGGAGCCACGAGACCGTTGCCGGGGCAACGCAGGTGGGGTCGGGTCAAGGTggcgagggggcgggggaggacaaaggcccgaggaggaggaggagtcacagTGGGAGAGGCGGTCCCGAGCAGGGCTGGAGAgaac GTGGCGCTCCTCCGGGCAGCCCCAGACCTCCCGGGCGTGGGGCTCCTAATATGGGcggtgggggcggcggggccGGCAGGGGCGGTCCCGAGGGCGGGGCTGAGCGGCTGCACGAcgcccagctgcagcagcagatcgTGGTGGCCCTGCGGCGGCTGAGGGAGGACATGCGCAGCGTCATGGAGCGTCTGGAGGCGGTGGAGCATCTCGCCGCGGAACAC GCCCAGAACGAGGACTGGACGCTGTGCTCCCAGTGTGCAAACGCCTCAAACTCACCGGAG GGGGAGAAATGGTGGCCGTTCGACGTGTCGGGCCACACCCTGCTACTCCTGCTCATGTGGCCCCTGGTGGCCCAGGGCCTCGTGATGCTGCTGCGGAGGGCCCAGAAGAGAGGCTGCGTGTCCTCCTGA
- the LOC130371767 gene encoding rho GTPase-activating protein 23-like, translated as MAKAKGHGDGMVSSNESRPRPLSSGGVEGLSWPAPRTLLLQKNSLGFGFTLRHFIVYPPESSLQSPLKDDENGNENDKGGQRSRLEPMDTIFVKSVKDKGPAQLAGLCTGDRLVKVNGETVLGKTYSQVISLIQNSQNILELSIMPKDEDVLQLVSAFSQDAYLTGNEPYSGEAQDLPKPPSLSYSGSKPSCTPLQGGHDPHHSSLDNRHPHAAAAAVSPLDNRTPGAAAPPTHASGWPGACPDTGAGHLAASGREWRGRSSSIVTALDFHFANHNAAIASATLPPPRKGSLPGTSRSHSDALCHQALSDWYYSQAEAAELMSPPRHCSVSQDRLADLGLSPALGPASKPESSANHRRRETLLYHQQTTTCSPDPGWRGGGPWGPGNKSCSESLLAAYAEYEHTYGRSRETLAQATALVAPHAHQPHPPGCDSQGSHSAKGREPKQEQRPSDHQVAVTYPVTAATATAPPRGRQVAEPQTRTLQQEEVVGYKSYSPSFCRKADHLLQQAHSFRESNYSSPYLAWSPSEGEGGAAPRPRSTPAMPSEEEEEGEEEGEPEGEAERQATPPSPLSQEVVLRQKPPSGRRTLALRHTSYAPTLEHTEPPGTLPSAGWRGGSLPRRVNGSLAQHTLDSLSSIPFIDEPTSPSVDLQARPVQACLVVSVPDPPASTVLTPNTVTPTLSHSTTAPCVRLRPKDCSMKGRRSSYLLAITTERSKSCDEGLNTFREEGRVFSRLPKRVKSFFTDGSLETLRAQEEARSKRHSTSELGTITFSNVRKEGWLHSKQILTEKGKKLGGSMRPWKRVFSVLRSHSLFLYKDKREAVLHGAGAPGQDHQPPICIRGCLVDIAYSETKRKHTLRLTTQDFCEYLLQAEDREDMLAWIRVIRENSKTDSEELGFSRQALINKRLNDYKKQSPTVNKPDHSPRAHRMMPPFLLAKTDNNSVTRSSKTGGSHSNYDDLKAVWGIHIMKKSKKTGTPKAFGIRLEDCQPALNSKFVPLIVEMCCGVVEASGLDYTGIYRVPGNNAMVSNLQEHLNKGLDINTAEERWQDLNVISSLLKSFFRKLPEPVFTDDKYNDFIDANRIEDAGDRLKTMKKLIQELPDYYHHTLRYLVGHLKKVADNADKNKMEPRNLALVFGPTLVRTSEDNMTDMVTHMPDRYKIVETLILHHDWFFDDGSLDEEDEAPEDKPDSQPAPNIDHLLSNIGRSGMPGEASDSTTSDSVKSKPSSGPKKDMSTREFLSMSIMSAVTRKRKKSPSLHPAGVGSSSTDDDSEHEPVKTSNYGGSEQREHGDGDEAAQETPTRCDPSRREEGGEAAEDCVRCDGEKAEKGMQKEEVKRRGERPVQPRPSSFLYSHYYQCPTRLHANCQRPLYGTSPFQHPRPRYLAKPLPVIPSWLPPGRRCQNPVSTTRQEPECNQPVSVRYRTAREGRERAVSMNLDLEMHQAEDWRGKRVEVIRVIEGVPRVFGAPQGSILSPVAIQQRPQRIDRLRSTAAEAPTLSPPSLGFMDPDAVVVLRKSAMDSRDKRRAFRRHTVVV; from the exons GCTAAAGGACATGGAGACGGCATGGTGTCGTCCAACGAGAGCCGCCCCCGGCCGCTGTCGTCGGGCGGGGTGGAGGGTCTGTCCTGGCCCGCCCCACGGACCCTGCTGCTCCAGAAGAACTCCCTGGGCTTCGGATTCACGCTGCGCCACTTCATCGTCTACCCCCCAGAGTCCTCCCTGCAGAGCCCCCTCAAG GATGACGAGAATGGAAACGAAAATGACAAAG GCGGCCAGCGTTCTCGCTTGGAGCCCATGGACACCATCTTTGTGAAGAGTGTGAAGGATAAAGGCCCCGCCCAACTAGCTGGTCTGTGTACTG GGGACAGGTTAGTGAAGGTAAATGGGGAGACTGTCCTGGGGAAAACCTACTCTCAGGTGATATCTTTAATCCAAAACAG TCAGAACATTCTAGAACTGTCCATAATGCCAAAAGACGAGGATGTGTTGCAGTTGGTAAGT GCATTCTCCCAGGACGCCTACCTGACCGGCAACGAGCCCTACAGCGGAGAGGCTCAGGACCTCCCCAAGCCTCCCTCCCTGAGCTACTCCGGCTCCAAGCCCAGCTGCACCCCCCTGCAGGGCGGCCACGACCCCCACCACAGCTCCCTGGACAACCGCCAcccccacgccgccgccgctgccgtgTCCCCCCTGGACAACCGCACGCCCGGCGCCGCCGCCCCGCCCACGCACGCCTCCGGCTGGCCCGGGGCGTGCCCGGACACGGGCGCGGGACACTTAGCGGCGTCGGGGCGGGAGTGGCGCGGGCGATCGTCGTCGATCGTCACCGCGCTCGACTTCCACTTCGCCAACCACAACGCCGCCATCGCCTCGGCGACCCTGCCCCCGCCCCGCAAGGGCAGCCTCCCGGGCACGTCGCGCTCCCACTCGGACGCGCTGTGCCACCAGGCGCTGTCGGACTGGTACTACAGCCAGGCCGAGGCGGCCGAGCTCATGTCCCCCCCGCGCCACTGCAGCGTCTCCCAGGACCGCCTGGCCGACCTGGGGCTGAGCCCGGCCCTAGGCCCCGCCTCCAAGCCGGAGTCCTCGGCCAATCACCGCAGGCGCGAGACCCTCCTCTACCATCAGCAGACCACGACGTGCTCCCCGGACCCCGGGTGGCGAGGCGGGGGTCCGTGGGGTCCGGGGAACAAGTCCTGCTCCGAGAGCCTGCTGGCGGCCTACGCAGAGTACGAGCACACCTACGGGCGCTCCAGGGAGACCCTCGCCCAGGCGACGGCTCTCGTCGCCCCGCACGCCCACCAACCGCACCCGCCCGGCTGCGACTCCCAGGGCTCACACTCAGCCAAGGGCCGGGAGCCAAAGCAGGAGCAGAGGCCGTCGGACCACCAGGTCGCAGTGACCTACCCTGTAACCGCGGCGACcgccacagcgccccctaggggCCGGCAGGTCGCCGAACCCCAGACCCGGAcgctgcagcaggaggaggtggtgggctACAAGAGCTACAGCCCCTCTTTCTGCCGCAAAGCGGACCACCTCCTGCAGCAGGCCCACTCGTTCCGGGAGTCCAACTACAGCAGCCCCTACCTCGCCTGGAGCCCCTCGGAGGGCGAGGGGGGCGCGGCGCCCCGGCCGCGCTCCACCCCAGCCATGCcctccgaggaggaggaggagggggaggaggagggggagccggagggggaggcggagaggCAGGCCACGCCTCCCTCGCCCCTGAGCCAAGAGGTGGTCCTGAGGCAGAAGCCCCCCTCGGGGCGGCGCACGCTGGCGCTCCGACACACCAGCTACGCCCCGACCTTGGAGCACACGGAGCCCCCCGGGACGCTGCCCtcggctgggtggagggggggcagcCTCCCTCGACGGGTCAACGGCAGCCTGGCCCAGCACACGCTGGACTCCCTGTCCTCCATACCCTTCATAG ATGAACCCACCAGTCCCAGTGTGGACCTGCAGGCCCGCCCCGTCCAGGCCTGCCTGGTGGTGTCTGTCCCCGACCCCCCAGCCTCCACTGTCCTCACCCCCAACACCGTCACCCCCACCCTGTCCCACTCTACCACCGCCCCCTGTGTCCGTCTCCGACCTAAGGATTGCA GCATGAAGGGGCGCCGGTCGTCCTACCTGCTGGCTATCACCACAGAGCGCTCCAAGTCATGTGACGAAGGTCTGAACACCTTCAGGGAAGAGGGACGCGTCTTCTC GAGATTACCAAAAAGAGTCAAGAGCTTCTTCACCGATGGC TCTCTGGAGACACTCAGAGCCCAAGAAGAGGCGAGGTCCAAACGCCACTCCACCTCTGAGCTGGGAACCATCACCTTTAGCAACGTCCGCAAAGAGGGCTGGCTGCACTCCAAACAGATCCTCACAGAGAAGGGGAAG AAGCTCGGCGGCAGCATGCGACCGTGGAAGCGCGTGTTCTCCGTGCTGCGCTCCCATTCGCTGTTCCTCTACAAGGACAAGCGGGAGGCGGTGCTCCACGGCGCGGGGGCCCCCGGCCAGGACCACCAGCCGCCCATCTGCATCCGGGGCTGCCTGGTGGACATCGCCTACAGCGAGACCAAGAGGAAGCACACGCTGCGCCTCACCACGCAGGACTTCTGTGAGTACCTGCTGCAGGCCGAGGACCGCGAGGACATGCTGGCCTGGATCCGCGTCATCCGGGAGAACAGCAAGACCGACTCCGAG GAGCTCGGTTTTTCCCGGCAAGCCCTCATCAACAAGAGGTTGAACGACTACAAGAAACAGAG TCCCACGGTCAACAAGCCAGACCATTCCCCCAGGGCCCACCGCATGATGCCCCCTTTCCTGCTGGCCAAGACGGACAACAACTCCGTGACCCGCTCCTCCAAGACCGGTGGGTCACACAGTAACTACg ATGACCTCAAGGCCGTGTGGGGCATCCACATCATGAAGAAGAGCAAAAAGACGGGCACTCCCAAAGCCTTTGGCATCAGACTGGAGGACTGTCAGCCTGCACTGAACAGCAAG TTTGTTCCCCTGATCGTGGAGATGTGCTGCGGGGTGGTGGAGGCCTCGGGGCTGGACTACACCGGGATCTACCGGGTACCGGGGAACAACGCCATGGTGTCCAACCTCCAGGAGCACCTGAACAAGGGCCTGGACATCAACACAGCtgaggag AGATGGCAAGATTTGAACGTAATCAGTAGCCTTCTCAAGTCCTTCTTCCGGAAACTACCGGAACCTGTTTTTACAGATG ATAAGTATAACGACTTCATCGATGCAAACCGGATTGAGGATGCCGGGGACAGGCTAAAAACCATGAAGAAACTT atcCAGGAACTCCCAGATTACTACCACCACACTCTCAGATACCTGGTGGGCCATCTCAAGAAGGTGGCTGATAACGCAGATAAGAACAAG ATGGAACCCAGGAACCTGGCTCTGGTGTTTGGTCCCACGCTGGTCCGGACGTCGGAGGACAACATGACGGACATGGTCACGCACATGCCCGACCGCTACAAGATCGTGGAGACGCTCATCCTGCAC CATGACTGGTTCTTTGATGATGGATCACTGGATGAGGAGGACGAG gCCCCGGAGGATAAGCCTGACAGTCAGCCCGCGCCGAACATCGACCACCTGCTGTCCAACATCGGCAGGAGCGGCATGCCTGGAGAGGCCTCAG ATTCCACCACCAGCGATTCAGTTAAGTCCAag CCGTCGTCGGGTCCCAAGAAGGACATGAGCACCAGGGAGTTCCTCTCCATGTCCATCATGTCCGCGGTGACCAGGAAGCGTAAGAAGAGCCCCAGCCTACACCCGGCGGGGgttggcagcagcagcacggacGACGACTCTGAGCACGAACCGGTCAAAACCAGCAACTACGGCGGCTCGGAGCAGAGAGAGCATGGAGACGGGGACGAGGCCGCACAGGAGACGCCCACGAGGTGCGACCCTTCGAggcgagaggaaggaggggaagctGCCGAGGACTGCGTCCGCTGCGACGGAGAGAAGGCGGAGAAAGGGatgcagaaggaggaggtgaagaggcGAGGCGAAAGGCCCGTGCAGCCCCGCCCCAGCAGTTTCCTTTACTCTCATTATTATCAGTGTCCGACAAGGCTTCATGCGAACTGCCAGAGACCCCTGTACGGAACCAGTCCTTTCCAGCACCCCAGGCCCCGATACCTTGCCAAGCCACTGCCCGTGATCCCCTCCTGGCTGCCTCCCGGAAGGCGGTGCCAGAACCCCGTCTCCACAACCAGACAGGAGCCTGAGTGTAACCAGCCGGTGTCCGTCCGATACCGCACGGCGagagaagggcgagagagagcggtgTCTATGAACCTGGACCTCGAGATGCATCAGGCGGAAGATTGGAGAGGAAAACGGGTGGAGGTTATCAGAGTCATCGAGGGAGTGCCAAGGGTTTTCGGTGCACCCCAGGGCTCCATTCTCAGTCCTGTGGCGATTCAGCAGAGACCACAGAGGATAGACAGACTTCGTTCTACAGCAGCGGAGGCCCcgaccctctctcctccttccttggGATTCATGGATCCAGATGCCGTGGTTGTCCTGAGGAAGTCGGCCATGGACTCCCGGGACAAAAGGAGAGCATTCCGTCGCCACACAGTTGTGGTTTGA